The Staphylococcus sp. KG4-3 genome has a window encoding:
- the nreA gene encoding nitrate respiration regulation accessory nitrate sensor NreA, translating to MNALSLRESINYQSILDSIRIEEGFDFAAIAFYEQESDISPIKWCYASGNLNNRYKLIVLRKGKGLAGNVMKTGKRMVIENVAQSLSSHEQHKYPIVLCELLTAMVAIPLWYEKKVYGVLLLGQRNQQPLPKTYKNISLKSKLGIFNEED from the coding sequence TTGAATGCATTATCGTTAAGAGAAAGTATTAATTACCAATCAATATTAGACTCAATTCGAATCGAAGAAGGATTTGATTTTGCTGCAATCGCATTTTATGAGCAAGAAAGTGATATTTCGCCAATTAAATGGTGCTATGCCTCTGGAAATTTAAATAATCGTTATAAATTAATTGTACTACGCAAAGGAAAAGGATTAGCAGGTAATGTGATGAAGACGGGTAAGCGTATGGTGATAGAAAATGTAGCGCAATCATTATCTTCACATGAACAACATAAATATCCTATCGTTCTTTGTGAGTTATTAACAGCTATGGTTGCAATACCATTATGGTATGAAAAGAAAGTTTATGGTGTTTTGTTACTAGGTCAGCGAAATCAACAACCCTTGCCCAAAACATATAAAAACATATCACTTAAAAGTAAATTGGGTATATTTAATGAAGAAGATTAG
- a CDS encoding sensor histidine kinase, with the protein MESKQQLDMEALLMQYFNNTSEKIVFVDNRGQVIAMNQAASDIISLDNDYEGMTNVICNHCDGYTNEFELQSCRYCFLEAENVGNTSFQVFMKTTRGTVEPFAATYQTIDESKGIKAFTLQNVSPQIERHDKMYQRKMMQKTISAQENERKRISRELHDSVVQEMLNIDVELRLLKYQQEIEQLVNGSKRIEGLMSKLIDDIRNLSVELRPSSLDDLGLDAAFKTYFKQVEVNYGINIIYQSNLTMRRFDNEIETVVYRIVQEALFNAIKYANVDTIEVEVQVSHGKLIAEIIDRGNGFIKTDQPKGTGLGLYGMNERAELVNAEINIDTQIGRGTIVTLEVPI; encoded by the coding sequence ATGGAAAGCAAGCAACAGCTAGATATGGAAGCATTATTAATGCAATACTTTAATAATACGAGTGAAAAAATTGTATTTGTCGATAATCGTGGCCAAGTGATTGCAATGAACCAGGCAGCAAGTGATATCATCTCATTGGATAATGACTATGAAGGCATGACAAATGTCATATGTAATCATTGTGATGGTTATACTAATGAGTTCGAATTGCAATCATGTAGATATTGCTTTTTAGAAGCTGAAAATGTTGGGAATACAAGCTTTCAGGTATTTATGAAAACGACACGTGGTACAGTTGAGCCTTTTGCAGCTACCTATCAAACAATTGATGAATCCAAAGGAATTAAAGCGTTCACGTTACAAAATGTGTCACCTCAAATAGAAAGACATGATAAGATGTATCAACGAAAAATGATGCAAAAAACAATTTCTGCTCAAGAAAACGAAAGAAAACGGATATCTAGAGAATTACATGACAGCGTAGTACAAGAAATGCTAAATATAGATGTTGAATTAAGACTTTTAAAATATCAACAAGAAATAGAGCAGTTGGTTAACGGTTCTAAGCGTATAGAAGGATTGATGTCTAAATTAATTGATGATATACGTAATTTATCTGTAGAACTTAGACCATCTTCATTAGATGACTTAGGATTAGACGCAGCCTTTAAGACATATTTTAAACAGGTAGAAGTAAATTATGGTATCAATATTATCTATCAATCTAATTTAACGATGCGCAGGTTTGATAATGAAATTGAAACTGTAGTTTATAGAATAGTACAAGAAGCTTTGTTTAACGCCATAAAATATGCAAACGTTGATACAATTGAAGTTGAGGTACAAGTTAGTCACGGTAAACTAATTGCAGAAATTATAGATAGAGGCAATGGATTTATAAAGACAGACCAGCCAAAGGGAACTGGCTTGGGACTTTATGGTATGAACGAGCGTGCAGAACTTGTAAATGCTGAGATAAATATTGATACTCAAATAGGTCGAGGCACAATTGTTACATTAGAAGTTCCAATATAG